A stretch of Lysobacter sp. K5869 DNA encodes these proteins:
- the grxD gene encoding Grx4 family monothiol glutaredoxin: protein MSLTPELRSRIESLLQSNRVVLFMKGAPDAPQCGFSAKAAGTLNALLPQGYAHVDVLSDPDIREGIKAYGEWPTIPQLYIDGQLVGGSDIILQMAGNGELHGVLGLPAPDRSPPQLEISPAAAQMLRDAVAGAGEGYAVQLDVDARHNVRLQLAPIDADAVAVEIDGVRVQTDWINARRADGVSIDWADDERGRGLVISNPNAPPAVRSISPADARERVRAGGLRLIDVRPADERALAQADVAFDTFDAGTDALEGLPKDAPVAFLCHRGGRSAQAAEHFRQLGFREVYNVVGGIDAWADLDGGIAKY, encoded by the coding sequence ATGTCCCTCACTCCCGAACTGCGCTCGCGCATCGAATCCCTGCTCCAGTCCAACCGCGTCGTGCTGTTCATGAAGGGCGCGCCGGACGCGCCGCAGTGCGGCTTCTCGGCCAAGGCCGCCGGCACCCTCAACGCGCTGCTGCCGCAGGGCTACGCGCACGTGGACGTGCTCAGCGATCCCGACATCCGCGAGGGCATCAAGGCCTACGGCGAGTGGCCGACCATCCCGCAGCTCTACATCGACGGCCAGTTGGTCGGCGGCAGCGACATCATTCTGCAGATGGCCGGCAACGGCGAACTGCACGGCGTGCTCGGCCTGCCGGCGCCGGACCGCAGCCCGCCCCAGCTCGAAATCAGCCCCGCCGCGGCCCAGATGCTGCGCGACGCCGTGGCCGGCGCGGGCGAAGGCTACGCGGTGCAGCTCGATGTCGACGCGCGCCACAACGTGCGCCTGCAGCTGGCGCCGATCGACGCCGACGCGGTCGCGGTGGAGATCGACGGCGTGCGCGTGCAGACCGATTGGATCAACGCGCGCCGCGCCGACGGCGTGTCGATCGACTGGGCCGACGACGAGCGCGGCCGCGGCTTGGTCATCAGCAATCCCAACGCACCGCCGGCGGTGCGTTCGATCTCCCCGGCCGACGCGCGCGAGCGCGTGCGCGCCGGCGGCCTGCGCCTGATCGACGTGCGCCCGGCCGACGAGCGCGCGCTGGCCCAGGCCGACGTCGCCTTCGACACCTTCGACGCCGGCACCGACGCGCTGGAAGGCCTGCCCAAGGACGCGCCGGTCGCGTTCCTGTGCCACCGCGGCGGGCGCAGCGCGCAGGCCGCCGAGCATTTCCGCCAGCTCGGTTTCCGCGAGGTCTACAACGTGGTCGGCGGCATCGACGCGTGGGCCGATCTGGACGGCGGCATCGCCAAGTACTGA
- a CDS encoding SGNH/GDSL hydrolase family protein, with translation MALSYLALGDSYTIGEAVPEAGRWPVQLAAGLRARGIELAAPRIIATTGWTTDELALALDLAEPLGEWDFVSLLIGVNNQYRGRSAAQYAGEYRELLERAIGYARGRPERVLALAIPDWGATPFGAQDKRGPATIGAELDVFNITASEICARHGVAFVDIGPLSRELAADAAMLAEDGLHPSARMYERWTELALPAAQRSLAQA, from the coding sequence ATGGCGCTGTCCTATCTGGCGCTGGGCGACAGCTACACCATCGGCGAGGCGGTCCCCGAAGCGGGCCGCTGGCCGGTGCAGCTGGCCGCCGGCCTGCGCGCGCGCGGCATCGAACTGGCCGCGCCGCGCATCATCGCCACCACCGGCTGGACCACCGACGAACTGGCGCTGGCGCTGGATCTGGCCGAGCCGCTGGGCGAATGGGACTTCGTCAGCCTGCTGATCGGCGTCAACAACCAATACCGCGGCCGCAGCGCCGCGCAGTACGCCGGCGAGTACCGCGAACTGCTCGAACGCGCGATCGGCTACGCCCGCGGCCGCCCCGAGCGGGTGTTGGCGCTGGCGATCCCGGACTGGGGCGCGACCCCGTTCGGCGCCCAGGACAAGCGCGGGCCGGCGACCATCGGCGCCGAGCTCGACGTGTTCAACATCACCGCCAGCGAAATCTGCGCGCGCCACGGCGTGGCTTTCGTCGACATCGGGCCGCTGTCGCGCGAACTCGCGGCGGATGCGGCGATGCTGGCCGAGGACGGGCTGCATCCGTCGGCGCGGATGTACGAGCGCTGGACCGAACTGGCCTTGCCGGCGGCGCAGCGGTCGCTGGCTCAGGCCTAA
- a CDS encoding amidohydrolase, producing MLRPLLSGWRLAGCGLALFASAAQAAAPAPASRYTQDPYPSTYKPVASGPVLLRGATVLTGTGQRLDGADVLLRDGKIVAVGNNLDAPADAARVDASGKWITPGIIDVHSHLGVYPSPGVSAHSDGNEMTSPVTPNVWAEHSIWPQDPGFATALAGGITSLQILPGSANLIGGRGVTLKNVPATTYQSMKFPGAPWGLKMACGENPKRVYGSRNVSPGTRMGNVAGYRAAFIDASEYLRKTSPKAAAKPAKKHWWSSSAPAANTDSEKDTGGKRDLKLDTLAGAIKGDILVHIHCYRADEMTTMLDLAKEFGFKISAFHHGVEAYKIADRLAAENVCGALWADWWGFKMEAFDGIQENIALVDRPANSCAIVHSDSEEGIQRLNQEAAKVIAHARLAGIEIAPERAIRWLTQNPAKALGIGERTGTLEAGKMGDVVVWNGNPFSVYAKAEQVYIDGARVYDRNDPSRQPKSDFLLGQPATQGAATGGVR from the coding sequence ATGCTTCGACCGCTTTTGAGCGGCTGGCGTCTGGCCGGCTGCGGCCTGGCCTTGTTCGCCAGCGCCGCGCAGGCCGCCGCGCCGGCGCCCGCCTCACGCTACACCCAGGATCCCTACCCCAGCACCTACAAGCCGGTCGCCTCCGGCCCGGTGCTGCTGCGCGGGGCGACCGTGCTGACCGGCACCGGCCAGCGCCTGGACGGGGCCGACGTGCTGCTGCGCGACGGCAAGATCGTCGCCGTCGGCAACAACCTCGACGCCCCCGCCGACGCCGCGCGCGTCGACGCCAGCGGCAAGTGGATCACCCCCGGCATCATCGACGTCCACTCGCACCTGGGCGTGTACCCGAGCCCGGGCGTGAGCGCGCACAGCGACGGCAACGAGATGACCAGCCCGGTCACGCCCAACGTCTGGGCCGAACATTCGATCTGGCCGCAGGACCCGGGCTTCGCCACCGCGCTGGCCGGCGGCATCACCTCGCTGCAGATCCTGCCCGGCTCGGCCAACCTGATCGGCGGGCGCGGGGTCACGCTCAAGAACGTGCCGGCCACGACTTATCAATCGATGAAATTCCCCGGCGCGCCGTGGGGCCTGAAGATGGCCTGCGGCGAGAACCCCAAGCGCGTCTACGGCAGCCGCAACGTCTCGCCGGGCACGCGCATGGGCAACGTCGCCGGTTACCGCGCGGCCTTCATCGACGCCAGCGAATACCTGCGCAAGACCTCGCCCAAGGCGGCCGCCAAGCCGGCCAAGAAACATTGGTGGAGTTCCAGCGCGCCGGCGGCGAATACGGACAGCGAGAAGGACACCGGCGGCAAGCGCGACCTCAAGCTCGACACCCTGGCCGGCGCGATCAAGGGCGACATCCTCGTCCACATCCACTGCTACCGCGCCGACGAGATGACCACGATGCTCGATCTGGCCAAGGAGTTCGGCTTCAAGATCAGCGCCTTCCACCACGGCGTGGAGGCCTACAAGATCGCCGACCGCCTCGCCGCCGAGAACGTGTGCGGCGCGCTGTGGGCCGATTGGTGGGGCTTCAAGATGGAGGCCTTCGACGGCATCCAGGAAAACATCGCCCTGGTCGACCGCCCGGCCAACAGCTGCGCGATCGTGCATTCGGATTCGGAAGAAGGCATCCAGCGGCTCAACCAGGAGGCGGCCAAGGTGATCGCGCACGCGCGCCTGGCCGGGATCGAGATCGCGCCGGAACGCGCGATCCGCTGGCTGACCCAGAACCCGGCCAAGGCGCTGGGCATCGGCGAACGCACCGGCACCTTGGAGGCCGGCAAGATGGGCGACGTGGTGGTGTGGAACGGCAATCCCTTCAGCGTCTACGCCAAGGCCGAGCAGGTGTATATCGACGGCGCGCGGGTTTACGACCGCAACGATCCGTCGCGCCAGCCCAAGTCCGATTTCCTGCTCGGACAGCCGGCGACGCAGGGCGCGGCGACGGGAGGTGTGCGATGA
- a CDS encoding polysaccharide deacetylase family protein → MTLPVPHRPPRRPDAALWWFAASQLIVAGLWLALGWRIGLPALLLSHGAVLWGTLNPGSALFSPVLRRLPTRERAVWLTIDDGPSDDTAALLDLLDAHGAKATFFVVAERARARPELLAQIVRRGHGVGHHSASHPSAAFWRLGPAAMRREIADADRTLRELLPGYRLQWFRAVVGMANPFVARSLRRCGLARVAWSARGFDAVTAEPATVLARIERTLAPGAIVLMHEGAAHGRSVETMAALLARLRALGYRCVLPQARES, encoded by the coding sequence ATGACTTTGCCGGTTCCGCACCGTCCGCCCCGCCGTCCCGACGCCGCGCTGTGGTGGTTCGCCGCCTCGCAGCTGATCGTGGCCGGCCTGTGGCTGGCGCTGGGCTGGCGGATCGGCCTGCCGGCGCTGCTGCTGAGCCACGGCGCGGTGCTGTGGGGCACGCTGAACCCGGGCTCGGCCTTGTTCAGCCCGGTGCTGCGGCGGCTGCCCACGCGCGAGCGGGCGGTGTGGCTGACCATCGACGACGGCCCCTCCGACGACACCGCGGCCTTGCTCGATCTGCTCGATGCGCACGGCGCCAAGGCGACCTTCTTCGTCGTCGCCGAGCGCGCGCGGGCGCGGCCGGAGCTGCTCGCGCAGATCGTGCGGCGCGGCCACGGCGTCGGCCATCACAGCGCCAGCCATCCGTCCGCGGCGTTCTGGCGATTGGGGCCGGCGGCGATGCGGCGCGAAATCGCCGACGCCGACCGGACCTTGCGCGAGCTGCTGCCGGGTTATCGGCTGCAGTGGTTCCGCGCGGTGGTCGGCATGGCCAATCCCTTCGTCGCGCGCTCGCTGCGGCGCTGCGGGCTGGCGCGGGTGGCGTGGAGCGCGCGCGGCTTCGATGCGGTGACGGCGGAGCCGGCGACGGTGCTGGCGCGGATCGAGCGCACGCTGGCGCCCGGCGCGATCGTGTTGATGCACGAAGGCGCCGCGCACGGGCGCAGCGTGGAGACGATGGCGGCGTTGTTGGCGCGGTTGCGGGCGTTGGGGTATCGGTGCGTGTTGCCGCAGGCGCGGGAGTCGTAA
- a CDS encoding class I SAM-dependent methyltransferase, translating into MPPDRAVRIARAYLPEHPLGSRWDYFYSRAKLGSDPLYPGVSEALRGTRAPLLDLGCGLGLLAHTLRADGIGLAYRGVDSDAAKIDRAGRAAARVGLDGARFAVMDLARELPEHRGSVAMLDVLQFIPYPAQARAIDAMIAMLTPGARLVIRTGLDDGTGRARVTRAVDVFSRVLGWMNAMPRYYPDGEALRARLTAAGLRVEFAPLFGRTPFNNWRIVAAME; encoded by the coding sequence ATGCCCCCCGACCGGGCCGTGCGGATCGCGCGCGCCTATCTGCCCGAGCACCCGCTCGGCAGCCGTTGGGATTACTTCTACAGCCGCGCCAAGCTCGGCAGCGACCCGCTCTACCCCGGCGTCAGCGAAGCCCTGCGCGGCACCCGCGCGCCGCTGCTGGACCTGGGCTGCGGCCTGGGCCTGCTGGCCCACACCCTGCGCGCGGACGGCATCGGCCTGGCGTACCGCGGGGTCGACAGCGACGCGGCCAAGATCGACCGCGCCGGCCGCGCCGCCGCGCGGGTCGGCCTCGACGGCGCGCGCTTCGCGGTCATGGATCTGGCGCGCGAACTGCCCGAGCACCGCGGCAGTGTGGCGATGCTCGACGTGCTGCAGTTCATTCCCTATCCGGCGCAGGCGCGCGCCATCGACGCGATGATCGCGATGCTGACGCCCGGCGCGCGGCTGGTGATCCGCACCGGCCTGGACGACGGCACCGGCCGGGCGCGGGTGACCCGCGCGGTCGATGTGTTCTCGCGCGTGCTGGGGTGGATGAACGCGATGCCGCGGTATTACCCGGATGGCGAGGCGTTGCGGGCGCGGTTGACGGCGGCCGGGTTGCGGGTGGAGTTCGCGCCGTTGTTCGGGCGGACGCCGTTCAACAATTGGCGGATCGTGGCGGCGATGGAGTGA
- a CDS encoding DUF924 family protein: protein MSVTAQDVIAFWRDAGPDRWFDRSDRFDQQCRSGFLEAHFAAARREHDDWAERDAESALALLILLDQIPRNVFRGSAHAFATDPLARHYARRALELGHDRSIEPALRPFFYLPFEHSEDPTDQRRSVELHRALPASDGAGDPAQWAVLHQQIIERFGRFPHRNPVLGRATTAEEQAYLDGGGFKG, encoded by the coding sequence ATGTCCGTCACCGCCCAAGACGTCATCGCCTTTTGGCGCGACGCCGGCCCCGACCGCTGGTTCGACCGCAGCGACCGTTTCGATCAGCAATGCCGCAGCGGTTTCCTCGAAGCGCACTTCGCCGCCGCGCGGCGCGAGCACGACGACTGGGCCGAGCGCGACGCCGAATCGGCGCTGGCGCTGTTGATCCTGCTCGATCAGATCCCGCGCAACGTGTTCCGCGGCAGCGCCCACGCCTTCGCCACCGACCCGCTCGCGCGTCACTACGCGCGGCGCGCGCTGGAACTCGGCCACGACCGGAGCATCGAGCCGGCGCTGCGGCCGTTCTTCTATCTGCCGTTCGAGCATTCCGAAGACCCGACCGATCAGCGGCGTTCGGTCGAACTGCACCGCGCGCTGCCCGCGTCGGACGGCGCCGGCGATCCGGCGCAGTGGGCGGTGCTGCATCAGCAGATCATCGAGCGCTTCGGGCGCTTCCCGCACCGCAATCCGGTGCTGGGGCGGGCGACGACGGCCGAGGAACAGGCTTACCTCGACGGCGGCGGGTTCAAGGGCTGA
- a CDS encoding lysozyme inhibitor LprI family protein, with amino-acid sequence MEQLIFTVIGALLTWAFYFIQRIAERRGTVDAIERGKQLLALKQELDGAHTSVEELQRFESRLIGKAEHAARVADSYVGKAEAIARDQGDAQVSQSDMNQQAVAELGREQTRLDGVVAHLRDQLDGDGRAAFEQAHEAWQAFRERHARFVAQSYSSGSVRPLIYAVTMESITVAWINELETQLGEGS; translated from the coding sequence ATGGAACAGCTCATCTTCACCGTCATCGGCGCCCTGCTCACCTGGGCCTTCTACTTCATCCAGCGCATCGCCGAACGTCGCGGCACCGTCGACGCGATCGAGCGCGGCAAGCAGTTGCTCGCGCTCAAGCAAGAACTGGACGGCGCCCACACCAGCGTCGAGGAACTGCAGCGCTTCGAGAGCCGCTTGATCGGCAAGGCAGAACACGCCGCGCGCGTGGCCGACAGCTACGTCGGCAAGGCCGAGGCGATCGCCCGCGACCAGGGCGACGCGCAGGTCAGCCAGTCCGACATGAACCAGCAAGCCGTGGCCGAACTCGGCCGCGAGCAGACGCGTCTGGACGGCGTGGTCGCGCACCTGCGCGATCAGCTCGACGGCGACGGCCGCGCCGCGTTCGAACAGGCGCACGAGGCGTGGCAGGCGTTTCGCGAGCGGCACGCGCGCTTCGTCGCGCAGTCGTATTCCTCGGGCTCGGTGCGGCCGCTGATCTACGCGGTGACGATGGAAAGCATCACCGTCGCCTGGATCAACGAACTGGAAACCCAGCTCGGCGAAGGCTCCTGA
- a CDS encoding aminotransferase class I/II-fold pyridoxal phosphate-dependent enzyme, with the protein MSQPPLKTRERLSEVRYEIRGELARRARELEAQGRKQIKLNIGNPGAFGFRAPEHLQRAIAERIADTDPYTHQQGLPAAREAVAAFYKRRGTPNASPERVFVGNGVSELIDLSLRALLNPGDEVLLPSPDYPLWSAATILNDGRPVYYRCQPENGFLPDPDEIEQLVSSRTRAIVLINPNNPTGAAYPRALIERIVAIAAKHKLLLLCDEIYDSILYGDAKFEPVAPIAGDLPCLSFGGLSKVHRACGWRVGWAVLSGDPMVTGEFHHAMDLLGALRLCANVPGQFAIEAALDGADTITPLCRPGGRLFEARRAVIEAVDASKHLQLVAPAGALYAFPAVTGAAAQGFDDHQFALELLETEDVLVVPGSSFNVPYRNHFRVTLLPQPEEVREVFVRIERVLDRYAQRAGAPRAAVA; encoded by the coding sequence ATGTCCCAGCCGCCCCTGAAAACCCGCGAACGCCTGTCCGAAGTCCGTTACGAAATCCGCGGTGAACTGGCCCGGCGAGCTCGCGAGTTGGAGGCCCAGGGACGCAAGCAGATCAAGCTCAACATCGGCAATCCCGGCGCGTTCGGCTTCCGCGCCCCCGAGCATCTGCAGCGCGCCATCGCCGAGCGCATCGCCGACACCGATCCGTATACCCATCAGCAGGGCCTGCCGGCCGCGCGCGAGGCCGTCGCCGCGTTCTACAAGCGCCGCGGCACGCCCAACGCCTCGCCCGAGCGGGTGTTCGTCGGCAACGGCGTCAGCGAGCTGATCGACCTGTCGCTGCGCGCCCTGCTCAACCCGGGCGACGAAGTGCTGCTGCCCTCGCCCGACTACCCGCTGTGGTCGGCCGCGACCATCCTCAACGACGGCCGCCCGGTGTACTACCGCTGCCAGCCGGAAAACGGCTTCCTGCCGGACCCGGACGAGATCGAGCAACTGGTCTCCAGCCGCACCCGCGCGATCGTGCTGATCAATCCGAACAACCCGACCGGCGCGGCGTACCCGCGCGCGCTGATCGAGCGGATCGTCGCCATCGCCGCCAAGCACAAGCTGTTGCTGCTGTGCGATGAAATCTACGACTCGATCCTCTACGGGGACGCGAAGTTCGAGCCGGTGGCGCCGATCGCGGGCGATCTGCCGTGTTTGAGTTTCGGCGGTTTGTCGAAGGTGCATCGCGCCTGCGGCTGGCGCGTGGGTTGGGCGGTGCTGTCCGGCGATCCCATGGTCACCGGCGAGTTCCACCACGCCATGGACCTGCTCGGCGCGCTGCGCCTGTGCGCCAACGTGCCGGGCCAGTTCGCCATCGAGGCCGCGCTCGACGGCGCCGACACCATCACCCCGCTGTGCCGGCCCGGCGGCCGTTTGTTCGAGGCGCGCCGCGCGGTGATCGAAGCGGTCGACGCGAGCAAGCACCTGCAACTGGTCGCCCCGGCCGGCGCGCTGTACGCGTTCCCGGCGGTGACCGGCGCGGCCGCGCAAGGCTTCGACGATCACCAGTTCGCGCTGGAACTGCTGGAAACCGAGGACGTGCTGGTGGTCCCGGGTTCGAGCTTCAACGTCCCCTACCGCAACCATTTCCGCGTCACCCTGCTGCCGCAGCCGGAGGAAGTGCGCGAGGTGTTCGTGCGGATCGAGCGCGTGCTCGACCGCTACGCCCAGCGCGCCGGCGCGCCGCGCGCCGCCGTCGCCTGA
- a CDS encoding AMP nucleosidase, giving the protein MKDKEQIVENWLPRYTGVPLDQFGEHVLLTNFGGYLHTFARLTGAEVVGLDRPMPSATADGITMINFGMGSPNAATMMDLLSAIMPKAVLFLGKCGGLKRKNQLGDLVLPIAAIRGEGTSNDYLLPEVPALPAFALQRAVSTTIRDLGHDYWTGTVYTTNRRVWEHDEAFKERLRAMRCMAIDMETATVFAAGFANRIPCGALLLVSDQPMIPEGVKTEASDAKVSASYVDTHISVGIEALKLIRRHGKSVRHLRFDE; this is encoded by the coding sequence ATGAAAGACAAAGAACAGATCGTCGAAAACTGGCTGCCGCGCTACACCGGCGTGCCCCTGGACCAGTTCGGCGAACACGTCCTGCTGACCAACTTCGGCGGCTACCTGCACACCTTCGCCCGCCTGACCGGCGCCGAAGTGGTCGGCCTGGACCGCCCGATGCCGAGCGCGACCGCCGACGGCATCACCATGATCAACTTCGGCATGGGCAGCCCCAACGCGGCGACCATGATGGACCTGCTCTCGGCGATCATGCCCAAGGCGGTGCTGTTCCTGGGCAAGTGCGGGGGGCTCAAGCGCAAGAACCAGCTCGGCGATCTGGTCCTGCCGATCGCGGCGATCCGCGGCGAAGGCACCTCCAACGACTACCTGCTGCCCGAAGTCCCGGCGCTGCCGGCGTTCGCGCTGCAGCGCGCGGTGTCCACCACCATCCGCGACCTCGGCCACGACTACTGGACCGGCACCGTCTACACCACCAACCGCCGCGTCTGGGAACACGACGAAGCCTTCAAGGAGCGCCTGCGCGCGATGCGCTGCATGGCCATCGACATGGAGACCGCGACCGTGTTCGCCGCCGGCTTCGCCAACCGCATCCCCTGCGGCGCGCTGCTGCTGGTGTCGGACCAGCCGATGATCCCGGAAGGCGTCAAGACCGAGGCCTCCGACGCCAAGGTCAGCGCGAGCTACGTCGACACCCACATCAGCGTCGGCATCGAGGCGCTCAAGCTGATCCGCCGCCACGGCAAGTCGGTGCGGCATCTGCGCTTCGACGAGTAA
- the rsgA gene encoding ribosome small subunit-dependent GTPase A yields MTPELAALQAIGWPVEAGPDESPQPADPAWRQLLADHPQARPARVIEQHRSGYVVSDGPDSAGFPVDSLPEWQRPRFPPEQRPGVGDWLLIERSGSRDKVVALLPRHSAIKRGAAGEHYKQQLIAANIDTVFVVCGLDADFNPRRIERYLLLVRGGAEPVIVLTKADAALAADPEAVALATGALIELSQGVQVRAVNARDRDGVREALTPWLGPGRTVVLVGSSGAGKSTLTNSLLGIEKMKTGAVRESDARGRHTTTHRALIPLPSGACLIDTPGMRELKPTGEEDIGENFADVEALAEQCKFRDCSHDREPGCAVRAAIEGGRLDPQRFANYLKLRDEVAGAANKLANRRAQKSEEKVLGKALNKRLDEKYGRH; encoded by the coding sequence TTGACTCCCGAACTGGCCGCCTTGCAGGCGATCGGCTGGCCCGTCGAGGCCGGCCCGGACGAGAGTCCGCAGCCGGCCGATCCGGCCTGGCGCCAACTCCTCGCCGACCACCCCCAGGCCCGCCCGGCCCGGGTGATCGAGCAGCACCGCAGCGGCTACGTGGTCTCCGACGGTCCCGACAGCGCCGGCTTCCCGGTCGATTCCCTGCCCGAATGGCAGCGCCCGCGCTTCCCGCCCGAGCAGCGCCCGGGCGTGGGCGATTGGCTGCTGATCGAACGCTCGGGATCGCGCGACAAGGTCGTGGCCCTGCTGCCGCGGCACAGCGCGATCAAGCGCGGCGCGGCCGGCGAGCATTACAAGCAGCAGCTGATCGCGGCCAACATCGACACCGTGTTCGTGGTGTGCGGATTGGACGCCGACTTCAACCCGCGCCGGATCGAGCGCTACCTGCTGCTGGTGCGCGGCGGCGCCGAGCCGGTGATCGTGCTGACCAAGGCCGACGCCGCGCTGGCGGCCGACCCCGAGGCGGTTGCGCTGGCTACCGGCGCGCTGATCGAACTCAGCCAGGGCGTGCAGGTGCGCGCGGTCAACGCGCGCGACCGCGACGGCGTGCGCGAGGCGCTGACCCCGTGGCTCGGCCCGGGCCGCACCGTGGTGCTGGTGGGTTCCTCCGGCGCCGGCAAATCGACCCTGACCAACAGCCTGCTCGGGATCGAGAAGATGAAGACCGGCGCGGTGCGCGAAAGCGACGCGCGCGGCCGTCACACCACCACCCACCGCGCGCTGATCCCGCTGCCCTCGGGCGCGTGTCTGATCGACACGCCGGGCATGCGCGAGCTCAAGCCGACCGGCGAGGAAGACATCGGCGAGAACTTCGCCGACGTCGAGGCGCTGGCCGAGCAATGCAAGTTCCGCGATTGCTCGCACGACCGCGAGCCCGGCTGCGCGGTGCGCGCGGCGATCGAGGGCGGGCGGCTGGATCCGCAACGCTTCGCCAACTACCTCAAGCTGCGCGACGAAGTCGCCGGCGCGGCCAACAAGCTGGCCAACCGGCGCGCGCAGAAGTCCGAGGAAAAAGTCCTCGGCAAAGCCCTGAACAAGCGCCTGGACGAGAAATATGGGCGGCATTGA
- a CDS encoding serine hydrolase domain-containing protein, translated as MRVAIRWVLCLCASLPLAAAADPAFDRVLARWDGDARADLKAVVVLRDGAAVAQRYYNGHDAQSLHDIRSAGKSVTALLAGIAADEGRLRFEQAAARCLPARSEALAGARVSDLLSMRSGLDADDENAASPGNEDRLDAAADPLAFAVSVPRREPPGTRYAYNSLTAYLAGLCVEGATKQPLDAFAGQRLFAPLGIADWRWQRDAGGHAKGQGNLSLRAGDFARIGQMALDGGRWQGREIVREATLRAILAPRVRIGAVDPYADAYGYFWYRRIQRVGGREYETIFASGNGGNKLYLVPALRMVVAIQSSAYGRGYGQRRSQDILRALLGAAAQDGEKTAQSR; from the coding sequence ATGCGCGTTGCGATCCGCTGGGTGCTGTGCCTGTGCGCAAGCCTCCCGCTCGCCGCAGCGGCGGATCCCGCGTTCGACCGCGTACTGGCGCGGTGGGACGGCGATGCGCGCGCCGATCTGAAAGCGGTGGTGGTGCTGCGCGACGGCGCCGCCGTCGCGCAGCGCTACTACAACGGCCACGATGCGCAGTCGTTGCACGACATCCGTTCGGCCGGCAAGAGCGTCACCGCGTTGTTGGCGGGCATCGCCGCGGATGAAGGCCGGCTGCGCTTCGAGCAAGCGGCAGCGCGCTGCCTGCCCGCGCGCAGCGAGGCCTTGGCCGGCGCGCGCGTGAGCGACCTGCTGAGCATGCGCTCGGGCTTGGACGCCGACGACGAGAACGCCGCGTCGCCCGGCAACGAAGATCGTCTCGACGCCGCCGCCGATCCGCTCGCGTTCGCCGTGTCGGTGCCGCGGCGCGAGCCGCCGGGGACGCGCTACGCCTACAACTCGCTGACCGCTTACCTAGCCGGCTTGTGCGTGGAAGGCGCGACGAAGCAACCGCTGGACGCATTCGCCGGGCAGCGTTTGTTCGCGCCGCTGGGCATCGCCGATTGGCGCTGGCAGCGCGACGCCGGCGGCCACGCCAAGGGCCAGGGCAATCTGTCGCTGCGCGCCGGCGATTTCGCCCGCATCGGCCAGATGGCGCTCGACGGCGGCCGCTGGCAGGGGCGCGAGATCGTGCGCGAGGCGACGCTGCGCGCGATCCTGGCGCCGCGCGTGCGCATCGGCGCGGTCGATCCTTACGCCGACGCGTACGGCTACTTTTGGTATCGCCGGATCCAGCGCGTCGGCGGCCGCGAGTACGAGACGATCTTCGCCTCGGGCAACGGCGGCAACAAACTCTATCTGGTGCCGGCGCTGCGCATGGTGGTGGCGATCCAGTCCAGCGCGTACGGCCGCGGCTATGGCCAGCGCCGCTCGCAAGACATCCTGCGCGCGCTGCTCGGCGCGGCGGCGCAGGACGGCGAAAAAACTGCGCAATCGCGCTGA